Proteins encoded by one window of Azoarcus sp. PA01:
- a CDS encoding exo-alpha-sialidase, producing MTDRLFVATRKGLFVFDRHPHASPHWLPEAHVHFLGDPVTMVLADPRDGTWHAALNLGHFGVKMRRSHDAGRSWNESAVPAYPPKPAAAADEADAAWSLAQVWALEAAGADQPGVLWAGTIPGGLFHSADGGDSWQLVRSLWDRPERREWFGGGYDQPGIHSICIDPRDSRVVTIAVSCGGVWQTRDGGDSWECRASGMVADYMPDERGGDPNIQDVHRMVQCPSNPDVLWAQQHSGIYRSTDAATSWQPLTAQPSSFGFTVAAHPQDADTAWFVPAEKDACRVPVGAHLVVTRSRDGGASFEPLDHGLPRAPTYDLVYRHGLDVDSSGRRLAMGSTTGALWVSEDGGETWTCLSAHLPPIYCVRFAP from the coding sequence ATGACCGACCGACTGTTCGTCGCCACCCGCAAGGGGCTGTTCGTGTTCGACCGCCATCCGCATGCGAGCCCGCACTGGCTGCCCGAAGCGCACGTTCACTTCCTCGGCGACCCGGTCACGATGGTGCTCGCCGATCCGCGCGACGGCACCTGGCATGCGGCGCTGAACCTCGGGCACTTCGGCGTCAAGATGCGCCGCTCGCATGACGCCGGGCGCAGCTGGAACGAAAGCGCGGTGCCCGCGTACCCGCCCAAACCCGCGGCAGCCGCAGACGAGGCCGACGCGGCGTGGTCGCTCGCCCAGGTATGGGCGCTCGAAGCGGCCGGCGCCGACCAGCCCGGCGTGCTATGGGCCGGAACGATTCCCGGCGGCCTGTTCCACTCGGCCGACGGCGGGGATTCCTGGCAGCTGGTCCGGTCATTGTGGGATCGCCCGGAGCGCCGCGAATGGTTCGGCGGCGGCTACGACCAGCCCGGCATCCACTCGATCTGCATCGACCCGCGCGACAGCCGCGTCGTGACGATCGCCGTCTCCTGCGGCGGCGTGTGGCAGACCCGCGACGGCGGCGACAGCTGGGAGTGCCGCGCGAGCGGCATGGTCGCCGACTACATGCCGGATGAACGCGGCGGCGACCCGAACATCCAGGACGTGCATCGCATGGTGCAATGCCCGTCGAATCCCGACGTGCTGTGGGCGCAGCAGCATTCGGGCATCTATCGTTCGACCGACGCCGCAACGAGCTGGCAACCGCTGACGGCGCAGCCGTCGTCGTTCGGTTTCACCGTCGCGGCCCATCCGCAGGATGCCGACACCGCGTGGTTCGTGCCGGCGGAGAAAGATGCGTGCCGCGTGCCGGTCGGAGCGCACCTGGTCGTCACCCGCAGCCGCGACGGCGGCGCGAGCTTCGAGCCGCTCGACCACGGCCTGCCGCGAGCGCCGACGTACGACCTCGTGTATCGCCATGGGCTCGACGTCGACAGCAGCGGCAGGCGGCTCGCGATGGGTTCGACGACCGGGGCGTTGTGGGTGTCGGAAGACGGCGGCGAGACATGGACGTGCCTGTCGGCGCACCTTCCGCCAATCTATTGCGTGCGCTTCGCACCCTGA
- a CDS encoding IS110 family transposase yields the protein MPEAIVVGIDIAKLSFDAALGVMTDVRTFPNDDAGHEALITTLAGRTVELIVMEATGGLERDLACALQAAGFAVAVVNPRQARDFARAMGYLAKTDRIDARALAALAQVLVRHPERDKFVKALPTAEQQALQALVARRRQLVTMLVAERQRLAVSHKAARASIEALIKAIRQQLDTVEAQLASHIDSHHAALARQLASVRGIGPATLTTLIADVPELGTLSRREIAALVGLAPFNRDSGQMRGKRSIFGGRADVRRALYMATLAAIRFNRVIGHFYERLVTAGKPKKVAIVACMRKLLTILNAMVRSGASWDDSIHLA from the coding sequence ATGCCCGAAGCGATCGTGGTGGGTATCGACATTGCCAAGCTGAGTTTCGATGCTGCCTTGGGTGTGATGACGGATGTGCGGACGTTTCCCAACGACGACGCCGGCCATGAAGCGCTGATCACGACCTTGGCTGGGCGGACGGTCGAGCTGATCGTGATGGAAGCCACCGGTGGCCTCGAGCGGGATCTGGCCTGTGCGCTGCAGGCAGCCGGGTTCGCCGTCGCCGTGGTCAATCCGCGCCAGGCACGCGACTTTGCCCGCGCCATGGGCTATCTGGCCAAGACGGACCGCATCGACGCGCGCGCCCTGGCGGCGCTGGCCCAGGTGTTGGTGCGTCACCCCGAGCGCGACAAGTTCGTCAAGGCCCTGCCCACCGCCGAGCAACAGGCACTGCAGGCGCTGGTGGCCCGGCGTCGGCAGTTGGTGACGATGCTGGTGGCCGAGCGCCAGCGCTTGGCGGTCAGCCATAAGGCTGCCCGTGCCAGTATCGAGGCCCTCATCAAGGCCATCCGTCAGCAGCTCGATACGGTCGAGGCCCAACTGGCCAGCCACATCGACAGCCATCATGCCGCACTCGCCCGCCAGCTCGCGAGCGTGCGCGGCATCGGGCCGGCCACCCTCACCACCCTGATCGCCGACGTGCCGGAACTGGGCACCCTGTCCCGGCGCGAGATCGCCGCTTTGGTCGGGCTCGCCCCTTTCAATCGCGATTCCGGACAGATGCGCGGTAAGCGCAGCATCTTCGGCGGGCGCGCCGACGTTCGGCGCGCCCTCTACATGGCCACGCTCGCCGCCATCCGATTCAATCGTGTGATCGGGCACTTCTACGAGCGCCTCGTCACCGCAGGAAAGCCCAAGAAGGTCGCCATCGTCGCCTGCATGCGCAAGCTGCTGACCATCCTCAATGCGATGGTCCGATCCGGCGCCTCTTGGGACGATTCGATTCATCTCGCTTGA
- a CDS encoding MoaD/ThiS family protein gives MPRIVFAPAIQRHQPCPPLRVAGATVNGALAAAFAEKPQMRDYILDDQGTLRRHVAIFVDGQVVKDRLHLSDPAGENAEIYVVQALSGG, from the coding sequence ATGCCGCGAATCGTCTTCGCCCCTGCGATCCAGCGTCACCAGCCGTGCCCGCCGCTACGTGTGGCCGGCGCGACGGTGAATGGCGCGCTCGCGGCCGCGTTCGCCGAAAAGCCGCAGATGCGCGACTACATTCTCGACGACCAGGGAACACTGCGTCGCCATGTCGCGATCTTCGTCGATGGGCAAGTCGTCAAGGACCGTCTACATCTCAGCGATCCGGCCGGCGAAAATGCCGAAATCTACGTCGTGCAGGCGCTCTCGGGGGGTTGA
- a CDS encoding sigma 54-interacting transcriptional regulator: protein MSEVLPALPSSPVLRASWLRSREHGLAPDQHLPDGVVARADFAEHLEANARLLAFSRPAIENLYRQIGGPSSMVLLADKRGLILNALGNSEFLNRAARVALRPGAEWSEASVGTNAVGTALHTGHTVAVRGSEHYLDRNRFLTCIATPILAPGGGLLGILDVSTDARANISHAGALLRTTAELIEHSLIEHLENGFVTIRFHSRAELVDGPLEALAVFDEERCLVASNRAARSLLKLDRAHPSAAFEQCFATGWATLLDLATGPGGAFALRAVDGRSFVGRAALRARSTAPRPPAEPSAQTPRPSRQLARMSRSDPRVAAAIATLHASAATHVPLLIEGETGTGKTHLVRAFHADHRRHPDAPLVIIDGSSLRGAGASAELADRLGQAAEGTLFVVEIDALPNAMQRALFGMRTSRGTTRIIAATRKRVANLADSGHLELAHFTAAGGQRLSLPPLRERDDFDELVRLFVREACPERPIHVGLDTLTLLRRHRWPGNLSELRSQLRLILALMGDNANELCPHDIPPELFDDDSAEGG from the coding sequence ATGTCCGAAGTCTTGCCCGCCCTGCCGTCATCGCCCGTACTGCGCGCCTCGTGGCTGCGCAGCCGCGAGCACGGCCTTGCCCCCGACCAGCACCTGCCGGACGGCGTTGTCGCGCGCGCGGATTTCGCCGAGCACCTCGAGGCGAACGCGCGCCTGCTCGCTTTCTCGCGTCCGGCGATCGAAAACCTGTACCGGCAGATCGGCGGCCCGTCCTCGATGGTGCTGCTCGCAGACAAGCGCGGGCTGATCCTGAACGCGCTCGGCAACTCCGAATTCCTCAACCGCGCGGCCCGCGTTGCGCTGCGCCCCGGCGCCGAGTGGAGCGAAGCGAGCGTCGGCACGAACGCGGTCGGCACCGCGCTGCACACCGGCCATACCGTCGCGGTGCGCGGTAGCGAACATTACCTCGATCGCAACCGCTTCCTGACCTGCATCGCGACCCCGATTCTCGCGCCCGGCGGCGGCCTGCTCGGCATTCTCGACGTCTCGACCGATGCGCGCGCCAACATCTCGCATGCCGGAGCGCTGCTGCGCACCACCGCCGAGCTGATCGAACACAGCCTGATCGAACATCTGGAAAACGGCTTCGTGACGATCCGGTTTCACAGCCGCGCCGAACTGGTCGACGGTCCGCTCGAAGCCCTGGCCGTGTTCGACGAGGAGCGCTGCCTCGTCGCCAGCAACCGTGCCGCCCGCAGCTTGCTGAAGCTCGACCGGGCACACCCCTCGGCCGCCTTCGAGCAGTGCTTCGCGACTGGCTGGGCGACGCTGCTCGACCTGGCGACCGGCCCCGGCGGTGCCTTTGCGTTGCGCGCGGTCGACGGTCGCAGCTTCGTCGGTCGCGCCGCGCTGCGCGCGCGTTCAACCGCGCCTCGCCCTCCCGCGGAGCCGTCGGCGCAGACGCCCCGGCCGAGCAGGCAACTCGCCCGGATGAGCCGGAGCGACCCGCGCGTCGCCGCCGCGATCGCGACGCTGCACGCGAGCGCCGCGACGCACGTTCCGCTGTTGATCGAGGGAGAAACCGGCACCGGCAAGACGCACCTCGTTCGCGCGTTCCATGCCGATCACCGTCGCCACCCCGACGCCCCCCTGGTGATCATCGACGGATCGTCGTTGCGCGGCGCGGGCGCCAGCGCCGAACTCGCGGACCGACTCGGACAGGCCGCCGAGGGCACGCTGTTCGTCGTCGAGATCGATGCATTGCCGAACGCGATGCAACGCGCGTTGTTCGGCATGCGAACGTCGCGCGGCACCACGCGCATCATTGCCGCAACCCGCAAGCGGGTCGCGAACCTCGCAGACAGCGGCCACCTGGAGCTGGCGCACTTCACCGCGGCCGGAGGGCAGCGGCTCAGCCTGCCGCCCCTGCGCGAGCGCGACGATTTCGACGAACTGGTGCGGCTGTTCGTGCGCGAGGCCTGCCCCGAGCGACCGATCCATGTCGGTCTCGACACGCTGACGCTGCTGCGACGCCACCGCTGGCCGGGCAACCTCAGCGAACTGCGCAGCCAGCTGAGGCTGATCCTCGCGCTGATGGGCGACAACGCGAACGAGCTTTGCCCGCACGACATTCCGCCCGAACTGTTCGACGACGACAGCGCCGAGGGCGGCTGA
- a CDS encoding RES family NAD+ phosphorylase yields the protein MTDIWAAVGAEAPVVELAGDLVRLVESQEQIATNRLVDTLEEQALLESLLESSKPSLPQAARGLHYLLATPFRYPPLRHGSRFGGHFEPSLFYAAFDTATVLAESAYYRFVFWHGMALAPASPLASQHTLFGAPWRCARGVQLQSPPFDRWREQLTDPGDYTATQQLGTAMRKAGVEAFEYVSARDEAGGLNVALFTPMALAARRPDFMQAWLAETDAAEVRFYCQEERLVHRFPLGQFLVAGGLPMPAV from the coding sequence GTGACCGACATCTGGGCGGCGGTCGGCGCAGAAGCTCCGGTCGTCGAGCTCGCAGGCGACCTCGTCCGGCTCGTCGAGAGCCAGGAGCAGATCGCGACGAATCGCCTCGTCGATACGCTCGAGGAACAGGCGCTCCTCGAATCCCTGCTGGAAAGCTCGAAGCCGTCGTTGCCGCAGGCGGCGCGTGGCCTGCATTACCTGCTGGCGACGCCGTTCCGTTATCCACCGCTGCGCCACGGTTCGCGTTTCGGCGGGCACTTCGAGCCCAGTCTGTTCTACGCGGCGTTCGACACGGCAACGGTGCTGGCCGAATCGGCCTATTACCGCTTCGTCTTCTGGCATGGCATGGCCCTCGCGCCGGCGTCGCCGCTGGCGTCCCAGCACACGCTGTTCGGCGCCCCGTGGCGCTGCGCCCGCGGCGTGCAACTGCAGTCCCCGCCGTTCGACCGCTGGCGCGAGCAGCTCACCGACCCCGGGGATTACACCGCGACCCAGCAACTCGGCACGGCGATGCGAAAAGCCGGGGTCGAAGCGTTCGAATACGTCTCCGCGCGCGATGAAGCTGGCGGCCTCAACGTCGCGCTCTTCACCCCGATGGCGCTTGCCGCCCGCCGGCCGGACTTCATGCAGGCATGGCTCGCGGAAACGGACGCCGCCGAGGTGCGCTTCTACTGCCAGGAAGAGCGGCTCGTGCACCGCTTCCCGCTCGGGCAGTTCCTCGTCGCGGGCGGGCTGCCGATGCCGGCGGTGTAG
- a CDS encoding MbcA/ParS/Xre antitoxin family protein yields the protein MSVAVLRKPEATQVVTKALLNAGKEMGLTQAALGAVIGKDRTAISRNGIDPDSKAGELALLLIRAYRALFALVGGDAVQMKHWMHTDNHHVGGVPAEQIRTVQGLLRVVEYLDAIRGRL from the coding sequence ATGAGCGTTGCTGTCCTTCGCAAACCCGAGGCGACGCAGGTCGTCACCAAGGCCCTGCTCAACGCCGGCAAGGAAATGGGGCTGACGCAGGCGGCGCTGGGGGCGGTCATCGGCAAGGACCGGACCGCGATCAGCCGCAACGGCATCGACCCCGACAGCAAGGCGGGCGAGCTCGCGCTGCTGCTGATCCGCGCGTATCGCGCGCTGTTCGCGCTCGTCGGCGGCGACGCCGTCCAGATGAAGCACTGGATGCACACTGACAACCACCACGTCGGCGGCGTCCCGGCCGAGCAGATTCGCACCGTCCAGGGGCTGCTGCGCGTCGTCGAATACCTCGACGCGATCCGCGGCCGCCTGTGA
- a CDS encoding SDR family oxidoreductase → MKGRLEDKVAVVTGASSGIGRAIVERYVAEGAKVAAFGRNTEALDALGAAHAGKVVTVKGDVTRAEDLQRFVDETLKAFGGVDIVVPNAGIARVVSFEDSTREAFETQFSVNLFAAAETVRLFLPHIRRGGSVQFITTFLTQVGFPGLAIYSASKAALKSFAQTLAAELAPKGIRVNSIAPGPIATPLWGTVGLAPDVLGAVAGQINSRLMTGEFGKPEDIAETSVFLASDGAKNIYGQDIVVDGGYTIG, encoded by the coding sequence ATGAAAGGACGTCTTGAAGACAAGGTCGCAGTCGTGACCGGCGCGAGCAGCGGCATCGGCCGCGCGATCGTCGAGCGCTACGTCGCCGAAGGGGCGAAAGTCGCCGCGTTCGGCCGCAACACCGAGGCGCTCGACGCGCTCGGGGCCGCCCATGCCGGCAAAGTCGTCACGGTCAAGGGCGACGTGACGCGCGCCGAAGACCTGCAGCGCTTCGTCGACGAGACGCTCAAGGCGTTCGGCGGCGTCGATATCGTCGTGCCGAACGCCGGCATCGCCCGGGTCGTTTCGTTCGAGGACAGCACGCGCGAAGCGTTCGAGACGCAGTTCTCGGTGAACCTCTTCGCCGCAGCCGAGACGGTCCGCCTGTTCCTGCCGCATATCCGCCGCGGCGGATCGGTGCAGTTCATCACCACTTTCCTGACGCAGGTCGGTTTTCCCGGGCTCGCGATCTACAGCGCGAGCAAGGCCGCGCTGAAATCGTTCGCCCAGACGCTCGCCGCGGAACTCGCGCCGAAAGGCATACGCGTCAACTCGATCGCGCCGGGCCCGATCGCCACGCCGCTGTGGGGCACGGTCGGCCTGGCGCCCGATGTGCTCGGCGCGGTCGCCGGGCAGATCAACTCGCGGCTGATGACGGGCGAGTTCGGCAAGCCGGAGGACATCGCCGAGACCTCGGTATTCCTCGCGTCGGACGGCGCGAAGAACATCTACGGCCAGGACATCGTCGTCGACGGCGGCTATACCATCGGTTAG
- a CDS encoding Txe/YoeB family addiction module toxin, with protein MVSWEVVYARQALKDAKKLAASGLKLKAQELLAILADDPFKKPPPFEKLVGDLAGAYSRRINIQHRIVYEVFANEKTVRVLRMWTHYE; from the coding sequence GTGGTAAGTTGGGAGGTCGTTTATGCCAGGCAGGCACTGAAGGATGCAAAGAAACTTGCTGCAAGCGGTCTTAAACTAAAGGCGCAGGAACTGCTCGCGATTCTTGCCGACGACCCATTTAAAAAGCCACCTCCCTTTGAAAAATTGGTCGGTGACCTTGCCGGCGCATACTCTCGTCGCATCAATATTCAACACCGCATCGTGTACGAAGTCTTTGCCAACGAGAAAACGGTTCGCGTCCTGCGTATGTGGACGCACTATGAATGA
- a CDS encoding type II toxin-antitoxin system Phd/YefM family antitoxin, producing the protein MNTLTASEARANLYRLIDQTVESHEPIIISGKRNSAVLLSAEDWSAIQETLYLLAVPGMRESIKAGMAEPLAKSSKELKW; encoded by the coding sequence ATGAACACACTTACGGCCAGCGAAGCCCGGGCAAATCTTTACCGGCTCATTGATCAAACAGTTGAGTCTCATGAGCCAATCATCATTTCCGGAAAACGCAACAGTGCCGTGCTTCTCTCCGCAGAAGACTGGAGCGCAATTCAGGAAACTCTGTACCTGCTAGCCGTACCTGGCATGCGTGAGTCCATCAAGGCTGGCATGGCCGAACCTCTCGCAAAAAGCTCGAAGGAGCTTAAGTGGTAA
- a CDS encoding thioredoxin family protein, which translates to MNDRPLPELLVACLCAEWCGTCRDYRAGFEALARQWPQAGFHWVDIEDDADWLGDLDVEDFPTLLIQRGELVLFFGMMLPQHVFLQRMLETLAAFDDDEARAYAFANEERRAWQRDCDFRAALQRRSAGHDA; encoded by the coding sequence ATGAACGACCGACCCCTTCCCGAACTCCTCGTCGCGTGCCTGTGTGCGGAATGGTGCGGCACCTGCCGCGACTATCGCGCCGGCTTCGAAGCCCTCGCCCGCCAATGGCCGCAGGCCGGGTTCCACTGGGTCGACATCGAGGACGACGCCGACTGGCTCGGCGACCTGGATGTCGAGGACTTCCCGACGCTGCTGATCCAGCGCGGCGAGCTGGTGCTGTTCTTCGGCATGATGCTGCCGCAGCACGTGTTCCTGCAGCGCATGCTCGAAACTCTCGCCGCGTTCGACGATGACGAAGCGCGCGCGTATGCGTTCGCGAACGAAGAGCGCCGCGCGTGGCAGCGCGACTGCGACTTCCGCGCCGCGCTGCAGCGCCGCAGCGCCGGGCACGACGCATGA
- a CDS encoding PQQ-dependent sugar dehydrogenase — protein sequence MPDFATALAQETVRSEAGPVKVVEVARGLEIPWSLAFLPDGRMLVTERPGRMRIVSPDGKLSAPLKNVPEVQAGGQGGLLDVVLSPRFADDRTIFFSYAEPTRRAARTAVARAQLDVEGLSLSAVKVIFAQNDDPSGRNHWGSRLVFDRDGLLYVTLGERFSYRDKAQDLDSHLGKIVRIRADGSVPPDNPFVGKPGVQPEIWSYGHRNVQGAALHPQTGVLWAHEHGPQGGDEVNVIKPGRNYGWPVITYGRNYGTGTRIGEGTERADVEPPVHYWIPSIAPSGMAFYTGDAFPAWKGSLFVGALRAQLLARLELDGTRVTHEERLLTELGKRIRDVRQGPDGKLYLLDESDGRVLRLDPG from the coding sequence ATGCCGGACTTCGCCACGGCGCTGGCGCAGGAGACCGTCCGCAGCGAAGCGGGGCCGGTGAAAGTCGTCGAGGTCGCGCGCGGGCTCGAGATCCCGTGGAGCCTGGCGTTCCTGCCCGACGGCCGGATGCTGGTGACGGAGCGGCCCGGGCGCATGCGCATCGTGTCGCCGGACGGCAAGCTGTCCGCGCCGCTGAAGAACGTGCCCGAAGTCCAGGCCGGCGGGCAGGGCGGTCTGCTCGATGTCGTGCTGAGCCCGCGTTTTGCCGACGACCGCACGATCTTCTTCTCGTACGCCGAACCGACGCGCCGTGCAGCACGCACCGCGGTCGCCCGCGCGCAGCTCGATGTCGAAGGCCTGAGTCTTTCAGCGGTGAAAGTGATCTTTGCGCAGAACGATGACCCGTCAGGGCGCAATCACTGGGGCTCGCGGCTGGTGTTCGACCGCGACGGACTGCTCTACGTCACGCTCGGCGAACGTTTTTCGTATCGCGACAAGGCGCAGGACCTCGACAGCCATCTGGGCAAGATCGTCCGCATCCGCGCCGATGGCAGCGTGCCGCCGGACAATCCCTTCGTCGGCAAGCCGGGCGTGCAGCCCGAAATCTGGTCGTACGGCCATCGCAACGTGCAGGGCGCGGCGCTGCATCCGCAAACGGGCGTGCTGTGGGCGCACGAGCATGGCCCGCAGGGCGGCGACGAAGTGAATGTCATCAAGCCGGGGCGCAACTATGGCTGGCCGGTGATCACCTATGGGCGCAACTACGGCACCGGCACGCGCATCGGCGAAGGCACTGAGCGCGCCGACGTCGAACCGCCAGTGCATTACTGGATCCCGTCGATCGCGCCGTCCGGGATGGCTTTTTACACCGGCGACGCTTTTCCGGCGTGGAAAGGCAGTCTGTTCGTCGGCGCCCTGCGCGCGCAGCTGCTGGCACGGCTCGAACTGGACGGCACCCGCGTCACGCACGAGGAACGCCTGCTGACCGAACTGGGCAAGCGCATCCGGGACGTGCGTCAGGGGCCGGATGGGAAGCTGTATCTGCTCGACGAAAGCGACGGGCGGGTTCTTCGGCTCGATCCGGGCTAG
- a CDS encoding metallophosphoesterase family protein — protein MKIQILSDLHLNVAELEPPLTDADLVVLAGDIARPERAIAWARQFPQPVVYIPGNHEYYGGSLSGVAQKLRAAAEGSNVRILDCAAALFGRVRILGCTLWSDFRLFAEAERQQHSQAEATRLMYDFSRVRLDDDAPELFTPALSAELFDRASAWLRDELQAPHDGTTVVVTHHAPCTRSVHPKYADSPITPAFVSDLDELVAGSGAALWIHGHVHDSHDYRIGATRVLCNPRGYGKNGVNENPRFDPALTIIVGE, from the coding sequence ATGAAAATCCAGATCCTGTCCGACCTGCACCTGAACGTCGCCGAGCTGGAGCCGCCGCTCACCGATGCCGACCTCGTGGTCCTCGCCGGCGACATCGCCCGCCCCGAACGGGCGATCGCGTGGGCGCGGCAGTTTCCGCAGCCGGTCGTCTATATTCCCGGCAACCACGAGTACTACGGCGGCAGCCTGTCGGGCGTCGCGCAAAAGCTGCGTGCGGCGGCCGAGGGGAGCAACGTCCGCATCCTCGACTGCGCGGCCGCATTATTCGGGCGCGTGCGCATCCTCGGCTGCACGCTGTGGAGCGATTTCCGGCTGTTCGCCGAGGCCGAGCGGCAGCAGCACTCACAAGCCGAAGCGACGCGGCTGATGTACGATTTTTCGCGCGTCAGGCTCGACGACGATGCACCCGAACTGTTCACGCCGGCGCTGTCCGCCGAGCTGTTCGATCGGGCGTCCGCGTGGCTGCGCGACGAACTGCAGGCGCCCCACGACGGAACGACGGTCGTCGTCACCCATCACGCGCCGTGCACGCGCAGCGTGCATCCGAAATACGCCGACTCGCCGATCACACCGGCGTTCGTCTCCGACCTCGACGAGCTCGTCGCCGGTTCGGGCGCGGCGCTGTGGATCCACGGCCACGTGCACGATTCGCACGACTACCGCATCGGCGCGACGCGCGTGCTGTGCAACCCGCGCGGCTACGGCAAGAACGGCGTCAACGAGAACCCACGCTTCGATCCGGCGCTGACGATCATCGTCGGCGAGTGA
- a CDS encoding acyl-CoA thioesterase, protein MHLPNHQLAMTVLMTPDMANFSGNVHGGTILKLLDQVAYACASRYAGHYVVTLSVDQVMFRQPIHVGELVSFLASVNYTGKTSMEVGIKVLAENIREKVVRHANSCFFTMVAVDDNGRSIPVPQLVPTTPDELRRHAAAQIRRELRREFDLRQRALRPTAA, encoded by the coding sequence ATGCATCTGCCGAACCACCAACTCGCGATGACCGTGCTGATGACGCCGGACATGGCCAATTTTTCCGGTAACGTCCATGGCGGCACGATCCTCAAGCTGCTCGACCAGGTCGCCTATGCGTGCGCGAGCCGCTACGCCGGGCACTATGTCGTGACGCTGTCGGTGGATCAGGTGATGTTCCGCCAGCCGATCCATGTCGGCGAGCTCGTGAGCTTTCTCGCGTCCGTCAATTACACCGGCAAGACGTCGATGGAAGTCGGCATCAAGGTCCTGGCCGAGAACATCCGCGAAAAGGTCGTGCGCCACGCGAACAGCTGCTTCTTCACGATGGTCGCGGTCGACGACAACGGCCGTTCGATCCCCGTCCCGCAGCTCGTCCCGACCACGCCCGACGAGCTGCGGCGTCACGCCGCTGCGCAAATCCGCCGCGAATTGCGCCGTGAATTCGACCTGCGCCAGCGCGCGTTGAGGCCGACAGCAGCATGA
- a CDS encoding VF530 family protein — protein sequence MSGTQANNPLHGVTLERMLTELVEHYGWDELGQEIPIRCFRHEPSVASSLKFLRRTPWARERVESLYLYVLRSRAR from the coding sequence ATGAGCGGCACCCAGGCGAACAATCCGCTGCACGGCGTCACGCTCGAACGCATGCTGACCGAGCTCGTCGAGCATTACGGCTGGGACGAACTCGGGCAGGAGATTCCGATCCGCTGCTTCCGGCACGAGCCGAGCGTCGCGTCGAGCCTCAAGTTCCTGCGCCGCACGCCGTGGGCGCGCGAGCGGGTCGAGTCGCTGTATCTTTACGTGCTGCGTTCGCGCGCAAGATAA
- a CDS encoding cupin domain-containing protein, whose product MAIPHAASGELIDITPLGERVRDTVSTTLVRAEHFEVFRLVLPAGKSTQEHRAAGLITIQCLEGVVELDAYDQAQTLTAGTLVYLADAEPHAVTALEDASLLITMLLHRA is encoded by the coding sequence ATGGCCATTCCGCACGCCGCGTCCGGCGAACTGATCGACATCACGCCCCTTGGCGAACGCGTCCGCGACACGGTGTCGACGACGCTCGTCAGGGCCGAGCATTTCGAGGTCTTCCGGCTGGTGCTGCCGGCCGGCAAGTCCACGCAGGAACACCGGGCCGCCGGCCTGATCACGATCCAGTGCCTCGAAGGCGTCGTCGAGCTCGACGCGTACGACCAGGCGCAAACGCTCACCGCCGGCACGCTGGTGTACCTCGCCGATGCCGAGCCGCACGCGGTAACCGCGCTCGAAGACGCCTCGCTGCTGATCACGATGCTGCTGCATCGCGCGTGA
- a CDS encoding SlyX family protein — protein sequence MEERLTKIETKIALSEDLLEELNLAVYRQQQQIDRLQQQILELHRQLAAAAPGDRPRDLRDEIPPHY from the coding sequence ATGGAAGAACGCCTGACGAAGATCGAGACCAAGATCGCGCTGTCCGAAGACCTGCTCGAAGAGCTCAACCTCGCCGTCTATCGCCAGCAGCAGCAGATCGACCGGTTGCAGCAGCAGATCCTCGAACTGCACCGCCAGCTCGCCGCCGCGGCGCCGGGCGATCGGCCGCGCGACCTGCGCGACGAAATCCCGCCGCATTATTGA